Proteins from one Falco cherrug isolate bFalChe1 chromosome 7, bFalChe1.pri, whole genome shotgun sequence genomic window:
- the CCNK gene encoding cyclin-K isoform X1, which translates to MKENKENSSPSVNLANLDHTKPCWYWDKKDLAHTPSQLEGLDPATEARYRREGARFIFDVGTRLGLHYDTLATGIIYFHRFYMFHSFKQFPRYVTGACCLFLAGKVEETPKKCKDIIKTARSLLNDVQFGQFGDDPKEEVMVLERILLQTIKFDLQVEHPYQFLLKYAKQLKGDKNKIQKLVQMAWTFVNDSLCTTLSLQWEPEIIAVAVMYLAGRLCKFEIQEWTSKPMYRRWWEQFVQDVPVDVLEDICHQILDLYSQGKQQMPHHTPHQLQQPPSLQSTPQAPTVQQSQQSQSSEQSQTQQQKESQQSAQQQQQQQQTQAQQSKKPSPQSSPPRQIKRPAAVSPKEETKTTEPPPPSKIPKIETSHPPIPPAHPPPERKPPLTTAVSMGEAEQSTTVDSVDMPKVQIPPPAHPAPVHQPPPLPHRPPPPPPTSYITGMSTTNSYMSGEGYQSLQSMMKTEGPTYGALPPAYGPPTHLPYHPHVYPPNPPPPVPPPPPTSFPPPNIPPPTPGYPPPPTYNPNFPPPRLPPTHAVPPHPPPGLGMPPASYPPPTVPPGGQPPVPPPIPPPGMPPVAGLGRATWMR; encoded by the exons atgaaggagaataaagaaaattccAGCCCTTCTGTAAACTTGGCAAACCTGGACCATACAAAGCCATGTTGGTACTGGGATAAGAAAGATTTGGCACATACACCATCACAGCTAGAAGGGCTTGATCCAGCTACTGAGGCACGATACCGCAGGGAGGGGGCCAGATTCATATTTGATGTGGGAACGCGTTTAGGGCT ACATTACGATACTCTAGCAACCggaataatttatttccatcGGTTTTATATGTTTCATTCCTTCAAACAATTCCCAAGATAT GTGACAGGAGCCTGCTGTCTCTTCCTAGCAGGAAAAGTTGAAGAGACACCTAAGAAATGTAAAGATATAATTAAAACAGCTCGTAGCTTGCTAAATGATGTACAGTTTGGACAGTTTGGAGATGACccaaag GAAGAAGTGATGGTCCTTGAAAGAATCTTACTACAAACAATAAAGTTTGATTTGCAAGTGGAACATCCATACCAGTTTCTTCTCAAGTATGCCAAACAACTCAAAG gagacaaaaataaaattcaaaaacTGGTTCAAATGGCATGGACATTTGTCAATGACAG TCTCTGCACTACGCTGTCACTGCAGTGGGAACCTGAGATTATAGCTGTTGCAGTTATGTACTTAGCAGGCCGTTTGTGTAAGTTTGAAATACAGGAGTGGACATCAAAACCAATGTACAGACGATGGTGGGAGCAATTTGTCCAAGATGTTCCTGTTGATGTTCTGGAAG acatCTGTCATCAGATCCTGGATCTATACTCACAGGGGAAACAGCAAATGCCTCACCATACTCCTCACCAGTTGCAGCAGCCACCATCTCTTCAATCTACACCCCAGGCACCTACGGTACAGCAATCCCAGCAATCCCAGAGTTCAGAGCAATCACAGACTCAGCAGCAAAAAGAGTCGCAACAGtcagcacaacagcagcagcagcaacagcaaacacaaGCACAGCAATCTAAAAAACCCTCTCCCCAGTCAAGTCCTCCTAGACAGATTAAAAGACCAGCA gctGTATCTCCAAAAGAAGAAACGAAGACAACAG aaccaccaccaccatctaAAATTCCTAAAATTGAAACATCACATCCACCAATACCTCCTGCACATCCACCTCCAG agcgCAAGCCTCCTTTGACAACTGCCGTTTCAATGGGAGAAGCAGAGCAATCTACTACTGTGGACTCAGTAGATATGCCAAAGGTCCAGATTCCTCCCCCTGCTCATCCTGCCCCAGTACATCAACCTCCACCCCTGCCACATCGtcccccgcccccaccccccaccagtTATATTACAGGGATGTCTACTACAAATTCTTACATGTCAGGGGAAGGTTATCAAAGTCTTCAGTCAATGATGAAAACAGAAGGACCAACTTACGGAGCTTTACCACCGGCCTACGGACCACCAACTCATCTACCATATCATCCTCATGTCTATCCTCCCAACCCTCCACCACCAGTTCCACCTCCACCCCCTACTTCATTTCCTCCACCCAATATTCCACCTCCTACTCCTGGATATCCTCCTCCACCTACATACAACCCTAATTTCCCACCTCCGAGATTGCCTCCAACTCACGCAGTACCACCTCATCCGCCTCCAGGGCTGGGAATGCCACCAGCTAGTTACCCCCCACCTACTGTTCCCCCAGGTGGACAGCCACCTGTACCACCTCCAATTCCACCACCTGGTATGCCACCTGTAGCAGGACTTGGACGTGCTACGTGGATGAGATAG
- the CCNK gene encoding cyclin-K isoform X2 has product MKENKENSSPSVNLANLDHTKPCWYWDKKDLAHTPSQLEGLDPATEARYRREGARFIFDVGTRLGLHYDTLATGIIYFHRFYMFHSFKQFPRYVTGACCLFLAGKVEETPKKCKDIIKTARSLLNDVQFGQFGDDPKEEVMVLERILLQTIKFDLQVEHPYQFLLKYAKQLKGDKNKIQKLVQMAWTFVNDSLCTTLSLQWEPEIIAVAVMYLAGRLCKFEIQEWTSKPMYRRWWEQFVQDVPVDVLEDICHQILDLYSQGKQQMPHHTPHQLQQPPSLQSTPQAPTVQQSQQSQSSEQSQTQQQKESQQSAQQQQQQQQTQAQQSKKPSPQSSPPRQIKRPAAVSPKEETKTTERKPPLTTAVSMGEAEQSTTVDSVDMPKVQIPPPAHPAPVHQPPPLPHRPPPPPPTSYITGMSTTNSYMSGEGYQSLQSMMKTEGPTYGALPPAYGPPTHLPYHPHVYPPNPPPPVPPPPPTSFPPPNIPPPTPGYPPPPTYNPNFPPPRLPPTHAVPPHPPPGLGMPPASYPPPTVPPGGQPPVPPPIPPPGMPPVAGLGRATWMR; this is encoded by the exons atgaaggagaataaagaaaattccAGCCCTTCTGTAAACTTGGCAAACCTGGACCATACAAAGCCATGTTGGTACTGGGATAAGAAAGATTTGGCACATACACCATCACAGCTAGAAGGGCTTGATCCAGCTACTGAGGCACGATACCGCAGGGAGGGGGCCAGATTCATATTTGATGTGGGAACGCGTTTAGGGCT ACATTACGATACTCTAGCAACCggaataatttatttccatcGGTTTTATATGTTTCATTCCTTCAAACAATTCCCAAGATAT GTGACAGGAGCCTGCTGTCTCTTCCTAGCAGGAAAAGTTGAAGAGACACCTAAGAAATGTAAAGATATAATTAAAACAGCTCGTAGCTTGCTAAATGATGTACAGTTTGGACAGTTTGGAGATGACccaaag GAAGAAGTGATGGTCCTTGAAAGAATCTTACTACAAACAATAAAGTTTGATTTGCAAGTGGAACATCCATACCAGTTTCTTCTCAAGTATGCCAAACAACTCAAAG gagacaaaaataaaattcaaaaacTGGTTCAAATGGCATGGACATTTGTCAATGACAG TCTCTGCACTACGCTGTCACTGCAGTGGGAACCTGAGATTATAGCTGTTGCAGTTATGTACTTAGCAGGCCGTTTGTGTAAGTTTGAAATACAGGAGTGGACATCAAAACCAATGTACAGACGATGGTGGGAGCAATTTGTCCAAGATGTTCCTGTTGATGTTCTGGAAG acatCTGTCATCAGATCCTGGATCTATACTCACAGGGGAAACAGCAAATGCCTCACCATACTCCTCACCAGTTGCAGCAGCCACCATCTCTTCAATCTACACCCCAGGCACCTACGGTACAGCAATCCCAGCAATCCCAGAGTTCAGAGCAATCACAGACTCAGCAGCAAAAAGAGTCGCAACAGtcagcacaacagcagcagcagcaacagcaaacacaaGCACAGCAATCTAAAAAACCCTCTCCCCAGTCAAGTCCTCCTAGACAGATTAAAAGACCAGCA gctGTATCTCCAAAAGAAGAAACGAAGACAACAG agcgCAAGCCTCCTTTGACAACTGCCGTTTCAATGGGAGAAGCAGAGCAATCTACTACTGTGGACTCAGTAGATATGCCAAAGGTCCAGATTCCTCCCCCTGCTCATCCTGCCCCAGTACATCAACCTCCACCCCTGCCACATCGtcccccgcccccaccccccaccagtTATATTACAGGGATGTCTACTACAAATTCTTACATGTCAGGGGAAGGTTATCAAAGTCTTCAGTCAATGATGAAAACAGAAGGACCAACTTACGGAGCTTTACCACCGGCCTACGGACCACCAACTCATCTACCATATCATCCTCATGTCTATCCTCCCAACCCTCCACCACCAGTTCCACCTCCACCCCCTACTTCATTTCCTCCACCCAATATTCCACCTCCTACTCCTGGATATCCTCCTCCACCTACATACAACCCTAATTTCCCACCTCCGAGATTGCCTCCAACTCACGCAGTACCACCTCATCCGCCTCCAGGGCTGGGAATGCCACCAGCTAGTTACCCCCCACCTACTGTTCCCCCAGGTGGACAGCCACCTGTACCACCTCCAATTCCACCACCTGGTATGCCACCTGTAGCAGGACTTGGACGTGCTACGTGGATGAGATAG